A genomic region of Ochotona princeps isolate mOchPri1 chromosome 17, mOchPri1.hap1, whole genome shotgun sequence contains the following coding sequences:
- the SYNGR2 gene encoding synaptogyrin-2, whose product MESGAYGAAKAGGSFDLGRFLAQPQVLARAVCLVFALIVFSCIFGEGYSNTSSSEQLYCVFNHNEDACRYGCAIGVLAFLACAFFFVIDAYFPQISNATDRKYLVVGDLLFSALWTFLWFVGFCFLTNQWAATSPDDVLVGADSARAAIAFSFFSIFSWGVLASLAYQRYKAGVDDFIQNYVDPSPDVSSAYASYPGASVDTYQQPPFTQNAQSSEGYQPPPVY is encoded by the exons ATGGAGAGCGGGGCCTACGGCGCGGCCAAGGCGGGCGGCTCCTTCGACCTGGGGCGCTTCCTGGCGCAGCCGCAGGTCCTGGCGCGCGCCGTGTGCCTG GTCTTCGCCCTGATCGTGTTTTCCTGCATTTTCGGCGAGGGTTACAGCAACACCTCTTCGTCAGAGCAGCTCTACTGCGTCTTCAACCACAATGAAGATGCCTGTCGCTACGGCTGCGCCATCGGCGTGCTGGCCTTCCTAGCCTGCGCCTTCTTCTTCGTCATCGACGCCTACTTCCCCCAGATCAGCAACGCCACGGACCGCAAGTACCTGGTCGTGGGCGACCTGCTTTTCTCAG CTCTCTGGACTTTCCTGTGGTTCGTCGGTTTCTGCTTCCTCACCAACCAGTGGGCAGCTACCAGTCCGGATGATGTGCTGGTGGGGGCCGACTCGGCGCGGGCGGCCATTGCCTTCAGCTTCTTCTCCATCTTCTCGTGG GGTGTGCTGGCCTCCCTGGCTTACCAGCGTTATAAGGCGGGAGTGGATGATTTCATCCAGAACTACGTGGACCCCAGCCCAGATGTGAGCTCCGCCTACGCGTCTTACCCGGGCGCGTCCGTGGACACCTACCAGCAGCCGCCCTTCACCCAGAACGCCCAGAGCAGCGAGGGCTACCAGCCGCCCCCCGTTtactga
- the C17H17orf99 gene encoding protein IL-40: MAGLGNLALRVAGDPRLSGTLARVLPADTPDSSITYRVLEVYPRRCLVLITCHVPQAPPPVTYTLWGSGDILVTKKVVTTPVPASFTVNVTLKSSPDLLTYSCQAASSLGAHARSARLQLYWELWAKPVSQPQAVFVLQDRGSGPEVGVSCWASSGSPPISYSLVGKDRHIHSQQTPPPGQPANFSIPLAQASAWLQCRAENAVGTQSSAFTLLPPGELPEGPALVLAGSLASITAVTSGMLGWTMWTRL; the protein is encoded by the exons CACGCGTCTTGCCGGCGGACACCCCGGACAGCTCCATCACCTATCGAGTTCTGGAGGTTTACCCCAGAAGGTGCCTTGTGCTCATCACGTGCCATGTGCCCCAGgcacccccacctgtcacctaCACCCTCTGGGGGAGCGGGGACATCCTGGTGACCAAGAAGGTGGTGACGACTCCCGTACCGGCCTCCTTCACCGTCAACGTCACTCTCAAGTCCAGTCCGGACCTGCTCACGTATTCCTGCCAGGCGGCCTCCAGCCTGGGCGCCCACGCACGCAGCGCCAGGCTCCAGCTGTACTGGGAGCTGTGGGCCA AGCCCGTGTCCCAGCCACAGGCTGTCTTCGTCCTGCAGGACAGAGGCTCGGGCCCTGAGGTGGGGGTGTCCTGCTGGGCGTCCTCGGGCAGCCCCCCTATCTCCTACAGTTTGGTGGGAAAGGACAGACACATCCACAGCCAGCAGACACCGCCCCCCGGGCAGCCGGCCAACTTCTCCATCCCACTGGCCCAGGCGTCAGCTTGGCTCCAGTGCCGAGCCGAGAACGCTGTGGGCACCCAGAGCAGCGCCTTCACGTTACTGCCGCCAG GGGAGCTGCCCGAGGGCCCCGCCTTGGTGCTGGCTGGCAGCCTTGCCTCCATCACAGCTGTCACTTCCGGGATGCTGGGCTGGACCATGTGGACCAG GTTGTGA